From Aedes albopictus strain Foshan chromosome 1, AalbF5, whole genome shotgun sequence, one genomic window encodes:
- the LOC109415637 gene encoding myrosinase 1: MKLVLACYWLCSTLTLRLANGSNLPKIITAAPSNHWPISDGIMSNRIENHNPEDRQFPKTFNFGAATAAYQIEGAWNADGKGPSVWDTLTHNHPDAVVDRATGDIACDSYNRYQEDIAALKEVGFGFYRFSISWSRLLPEGDLSSLNTAGLDYYNKLIDGLLTEGIEPLVTMVHYDIPQYIQDLGGLTSPLFVKYFEIYADVLFRHFGDRVKVWITHNEPYDFCVEGYGSGIDGPMVHASGVGEYLCAHHVLLSHAAAYHLYQKRYFDHQYGILGITLSGRYFYPANNETKAEVVDRALQFQIGWFAHPLFSEAGGYPPVMIEAIQDHSMREGRSMSRLPEFSEEMKEYVRGTANFFAYNYYSSRLVALNTKEYDVKPPPSVDKDAGLVYSVDPSWKRAKSSWLYVVPEGLRGMLNWIKQEYNNPPVFITENGYSDDGQLEDHERVEYYKSHLNAILDALLEDECKVVGFTAWSIIDNFEWLRGYSEKFGLYHVNFSSPGRERTPKLSSKLLQAVIKTRKIP; this comes from the exons ATGAAGCTTGTGCTAGCTTGTTATTGGCTTTGTAGCACACTGACCCTACGACTAGCAAACGGTTCCAATTTACCTAAGATAATCACCGCTGCTCCATCCAACCATTGGCCAATTAGCGATGGCATCATGTCCAATAGAATCGAAAATCACAATCCTGAGGATAGACAGTTTCCAAAAACATTCAATTTCGGGGCAGCAACGGCCGCCTATCAAATCGAGGGTGCCTGGAATGCGGATGGTAAAGGACCCTCCGTATGGGACACGCTGACTCACAACCATCCAGATGCCGTAGTCGATCGAGCCACGGGCGATATCGCTTGCGATTCTTACAATCGCTACCAGGAAGATATAGCAGCTCTCAAGGAGGTCGGA TTCGGCTTCTATCGGTTCTCAATCTCCTGGTCGAGACTGTTACCGGAGGGGGATCTCTCGTCACTGAACACCGCAGGACTAGACTATTACAACAAACTGATAGATGGCCTTCTAACGGAAGGCATTGAGCCCTTGGTCACCATGGTTCATTACGATATTCCTCAATACATTCAGGACTTGGGCGGTTTGACGTCGCCGTTGTTTGTGAAGTACTTCGAAATCTATGCCGACGTTTTGTTTCGACATTTTGGCGACCGGGTGAAGGTTTGGATTACACACAACGAACCGTACGATTTCTGCGTAGAAGGCTACGGCTCAGGAATAGACGGTCCGATGGTTCATGCCTCAGGCGTTGGAGAGTATCTTTGCGCACACCACGTTCTTCTTAGCCACGCCGCCGCGTATCACCTTTACCAGAAACGCTACTTCGATCACCaatatggaattcttggaattacTCTCAGTGGTAGATACTTTTATCCGGCTAACAACGAAACTAAAGCAGAAGTTGTCGATCGCGCACTTCAGTTCCAAATCGGGTGGTTTGCGCATCCATTATTCAGTGAAGCTGGTGGCTACCCTCCCGTGATGATCGAAGCAATCCAAGATCACAGTATGCGTGAAGGACGATCTATGTCCCGGTTGCccgaattttccgaagaaatgaaAGAATACGTACGCGGTACGGCCAATTTTTTCGCATACAATTACTACAGTAGTCGGTTGGTTGCattgaacacaaaggaatacGACGTTAAACCTCCTCCATCGGTGGACAAGGATGCCGGATTGGTGTACAGCGTTGATCCCTCGTGGAAACGGGCCAAATCAAGCTGGTTGTATGTAGTACCGGAAGGATTGCGTGGAATGCTAAACTGGATAAAGCAGGAGTATAACAATCCGCCCGTGTTCATCACCGAAAATGGTTATTCGGACGATGGACAACTGGAAGATCATGAAAGAGTGGAGTACTACAAAAGTCACCTCAATGCAATCCTGGATGCATTGTTAGAAGACGAGTGCAAAGTAGTTGGATTCACCGCATGGAGCATCATAGACAACTTCGAATGGCTGCGAGGATATAG CGAAAAATTCGGCTTGTATCACGTCAACTTCTCCAGCCCTGGCCGAGAACGGACACCGAAACTTTCTTCCAAGTTACTGCAAGCCGTTATAAAGACAAgaaaaattccttag